A genomic window from Phyllopteryx taeniolatus isolate TA_2022b chromosome 2, UOR_Ptae_1.2, whole genome shotgun sequence includes:
- the isl2b gene encoding insulin gene enhancer protein isl-2b isoform X1, with protein MVDIIFSSSFLGDMGDHSKKKPGFAMCVGCGSQIHDQYILRVSPDLEWHAACLKCAECSQYLDESCTCFVRDGKTYCKRDYVRLFGIKCAKCNLGFSSSDLVMRARDNVYHIECFRCSVCSRQLLPGDEFSLREDELLCRADHSLLLDRGSAGSPVSPGHNVHSNRAMHLAEPVTVRQAPHRNHVHKQSEKTTRVRTVLNEKQLHTLRTCYNANPRPDALMKEQLVEMTGLSPRVIRVWFQNKRCKDKKKSLLIKQLQQQHSDKTVSIFNLQGLTGTPLVAGSPIRHESAVQGNPVEVQTYQPPWKALSEFALQSDLDQPAFQQLVSFSESGSLGNSSGSDVTSLSSQLPDTPNSMVPSPVET; from the exons ATGGTGGATATTATTTTCAGCTCTTCTTTCTTGGGTGATATGGGGGATCATTCCAAAA AGAAGCCAGGATTCGCCATGTGTGTGGGATGCGGAAGCCAGATCCACGACCAGTACATCCTGAGAGTCTCCCCCGACCTGGAGTGGCACGCAGCCTGCCTCAAGTGTGCAGAGTGCAGCCAGTACCTGGACGAGAGCTGCACTTGCTTCGTGCGGGACGGCAAGACCTACTGCAAGAGAGACTAcgtgag GTTGTTCGGCATCAAGTGCGCGAAGTGCAACCTGGGCTTCAGTAGCAGCGACCTGGTGATGAGGGCCCGGGACAACGTTTACCACATCGAGTGCTTCCGCTGCTCGGTGTGCAGCCGGCAGCTGCTGCCCGGCGACGAGTTCTCTCTGCGGGAAGACGAGCTCCTGTGCCGGGCCGACCACAGCCTGCTGCTGGACAGAGGCTCCGCCGGAAGCCCCGTCAGCCCCGGACACAACGTGCACTCCAACAGAGCCATGCACCTGGCAG AGCCGGTGACGGTGCGGCAGGCCCCGCATCGCAACCACGTCCACAAGCAGTCGGAAAAGACCACGCGGGTGCGCACGGTGCTCAACGAGAAGCAGCTGCACACGCTGCGGACGTGCTACAACGCCAACCCGCGGCCCGACGCGCTCATGAAGGAGCAGCTGGTGGAGATGACCGGCCTGAGCCCCAGAGTCATCCGCGTGTGGTTCCAGAACAAGCGGTGCAAGGACAAGAAGAAGTCGCTGCTCATCAAGCAGCTTCAGCAGCAGCACAGTGATAAGACTGTAAGCATCTTC AACCTGCAGGGCCTGACGGGAACGCCTCTGGTGGCCGGGAGTCCCATCCGGCACGAGAGCGCCGTGCAGGGCAACCCGGTGGAGGTCCAGACCTACCAGCCGCCTTGGAAGGCCCTCAGCGAGTTTGCCCTGCAGAGTGACCTGGACCAGCCTGCCTTCCAACAACTG gtgtcTTTCTCTGAGTCCGGCTCTCTGGGCAACTCGTCGGGAAGTGACGTCACATCGTTATCCTCTCAGTTACCGGACACCCCCAACAGTATGGTACCCAGCCCGGTGGAGACGTGA
- the isl2b gene encoding insulin gene enhancer protein isl-2b isoform X2 gives MVDIIFSSSFLGDMGDHSKKKPGFAMCVGCGSQIHDQYILRVSPDLEWHAACLKCAECSQYLDESCTCFVRDGKTYCKRDYVRLFGIKCAKCNLGFSSSDLVMRARDNVYHIECFRCSVCSRQLLPGDEFSLREDELLCRADHSLLLDRGSAGSPVSPGHNVHSNRAMHLAEPVTVRQAPHRNHVHKQSEKTTRVRTVLNEKQLHTLRTCYNANPRPDALMKEQLVEMTGLSPRVIRVWFQNKRCKDKKKSLLIKQLQQQHSDKTNLQGLTGTPLVAGSPIRHESAVQGNPVEVQTYQPPWKALSEFALQSDLDQPAFQQLVSFSESGSLGNSSGSDVTSLSSQLPDTPNSMVPSPVET, from the exons ATGGTGGATATTATTTTCAGCTCTTCTTTCTTGGGTGATATGGGGGATCATTCCAAAA AGAAGCCAGGATTCGCCATGTGTGTGGGATGCGGAAGCCAGATCCACGACCAGTACATCCTGAGAGTCTCCCCCGACCTGGAGTGGCACGCAGCCTGCCTCAAGTGTGCAGAGTGCAGCCAGTACCTGGACGAGAGCTGCACTTGCTTCGTGCGGGACGGCAAGACCTACTGCAAGAGAGACTAcgtgag GTTGTTCGGCATCAAGTGCGCGAAGTGCAACCTGGGCTTCAGTAGCAGCGACCTGGTGATGAGGGCCCGGGACAACGTTTACCACATCGAGTGCTTCCGCTGCTCGGTGTGCAGCCGGCAGCTGCTGCCCGGCGACGAGTTCTCTCTGCGGGAAGACGAGCTCCTGTGCCGGGCCGACCACAGCCTGCTGCTGGACAGAGGCTCCGCCGGAAGCCCCGTCAGCCCCGGACACAACGTGCACTCCAACAGAGCCATGCACCTGGCAG AGCCGGTGACGGTGCGGCAGGCCCCGCATCGCAACCACGTCCACAAGCAGTCGGAAAAGACCACGCGGGTGCGCACGGTGCTCAACGAGAAGCAGCTGCACACGCTGCGGACGTGCTACAACGCCAACCCGCGGCCCGACGCGCTCATGAAGGAGCAGCTGGTGGAGATGACCGGCCTGAGCCCCAGAGTCATCCGCGTGTGGTTCCAGAACAAGCGGTGCAAGGACAAGAAGAAGTCGCTGCTCATCAAGCAGCTTCAGCAGCAGCACAGTGATAAGACT AACCTGCAGGGCCTGACGGGAACGCCTCTGGTGGCCGGGAGTCCCATCCGGCACGAGAGCGCCGTGCAGGGCAACCCGGTGGAGGTCCAGACCTACCAGCCGCCTTGGAAGGCCCTCAGCGAGTTTGCCCTGCAGAGTGACCTGGACCAGCCTGCCTTCCAACAACTG gtgtcTTTCTCTGAGTCCGGCTCTCTGGGCAACTCGTCGGGAAGTGACGTCACATCGTTATCCTCTCAGTTACCGGACACCCCCAACAGTATGGTACCCAGCCCGGTGGAGACGTGA